The genomic region TGCTCGCTGGTATCTAACGCACTTTCTTTTAATGCTTGTTCTACAACTTTACCATAATGTACAGTCCAAAACTTCGCGCTTCCAAAACCGATTCGTGCATGATCAGTCACATCCCAGTTGCCTACTTCACTATAACGGTGCTCGAACAATAGTGCACCACTAAATCCATCATATATATAGATATCGACCACAAAATTTCTTTCTTTATCAATTCCTTCATCTAATAAGTCTTTTACGTTCTTGTCGTCTGGATATCTTAGGTATGATTCTCCAATATCTCTAATAACCCCACTCATTATATACTGGACTCCAAGCTGTTCACTGATTCTAGTGACATTTGTCAGTGAGCCATCGTAGTTGGTAGATGAAGGGGCATTGATAAGGTCTGGGTAGATGGCAATATTGGTTGCTGTTAGGGCTCTTAGGTAGCCTTTTTTATTTATTTCGTTAGCTAAATCTTTTGGTAATTCTCTGGAAATATTACTTAGTTCACCCAATCTAGCTTGCTGTGGAACTTGTAATTCGAAACCAGTAATGCCAATGGTTTTTTTGTAGTAATTGGTTGGGCCTGTGCTGCATTGTGAATCAGGAGTAACGTCTACACGAGCAATAACAGTAAGGAAGTCTCCATCTTGTTCTTCGGAAATAATCCGGGCTTGCTGTACACGGCCAGAGCTCCTAATTTCCAAATTTGACTCTAATTCGCCATTATAAAGCTCATCTTTAACATTAACTCTGGAACTAGACTCAAGAACCGCTTGTTTAATCGCTTGTTGAGTTGCTCTGTAGCGAGCATCGGCAATATCGTTGTCATAAATGACGGCTTCACCTTTTGCATCAACGCTTCTTGCATAAGCGGTACAGCACAGAAGAATGCTTAACGTAGCAGCGAGTAATCGAATTAAGACAAACATTGTTTACTCAATGCTATAAAAGTTGGTCGTCGGAGTGGCGTTTTCAACATTAATGGCGCGGTATCCTGGTTGAATTCTGCAGTTTGGATCAGATTGGATGTTTGAAGAGCTTAAGCACTGGCGGAAGTTCTCTTGTAAGGCCATCTCTACAACAGTTTCGAATGTACCGTCTTCGTGCTCGCGCTGAGAGACAACTTTCGCTCCCACTAGGTAGGCATCAACATAGGTTCTTAATTCATCGTTTTGCATGACCATGTTACTCAAGGAGCTTGAACCATCAATTTTTAAACCATAAACACGCTCTGATAGGTTTCGATATGCGTCTAGCATAGAGCTGCGTAGTGTCATAATGCGCGCCTGAGATTTGGTTAGGCGTTTATTTGTCATCATTGCGGCATAGCCTGTAGCTGTCACAATGACGGGTTCTTGTTTAATAACGGCAATGCTGTTGTTGGCATTTAAAGCGCCGCTTTGCAAAGTACCGTTCTGTGGTTGTGTATAACGACCAGAACCATTGCCAACTATGTTGCCATTACAAGGTGCGACGGTTGTACAAGTTGTGCCGGCGGCGCTTTGTTGACCGAGGTTTTGACAACCCGCTAGGGTGATGGCACCTATGGCTATAAAAAATATTCGAAGTGATAGTGTCATGGTGGTGCCCTTGTATGGAAGTCCTTACATTAATATCCTGAGTCTAGTAGCCACTAAATTTAAATGGTGTGCTTTTCAACTAAGCGATGAATCGCTTCAGGTGTAACTATTCGTAGTTTGTTCAAAAAAGCTTTATTTTTCAATATGCCTAATCCGATGGACAAAATGTAAACCATTTTGCTCTACAGCGTCCATGTTTGGGGGCTTAAAAAAGCACTTTTTCTTTGATTTTTGTAATAAAACTGTTCTTTTCATGTGTTTTTTAAGATTTGCTTAATTATTTTACGGTCTGTAGGTTTTTTCTAGAAGTGTCTTTACAATTTTTATAGGGGATGAAGGTCTTTTTGAAATGGTATAAACTGTTTTTTTATACAGTGCTTTTCGGGTGTTACATTGCAGAATCGTAAGATTATTCATATCGATGCTGATTGTTTTTACGCAGCGATAGAGATGCGCGACGACCCTGGTCTGCGTGATGTTCCTATTGCAATTGGTGGCCCTGAAAGTGGTCGAAGTGTGTTGTCGACCGCTAACTACGCGGCTCGTGTTTTTGGTGTGCGTTCTGCTATGCCAACGTCAGTCGCTAAGCGACTTTGTCCTGCATTGTTAGTGATACCTGGAAATATGAATAAATATCGAATTGCCTCAGAGCAAATGCACGCCATTTTTCGTGATTTTACCGATGTTATTGAGCCTTTATCATTGGATGAAGCTTATTTGGATGTAACGAATACAACGGACTTTCAAGGTAGTGCAACACGAATAGCAGAAGAAATTCGTTCACGAATATCCAAAGAAGTAGGGATTACTGTATCGGCTGGCGTGGCGACAAACAAATTTATTGCGAAAGTGGCGAGTGATTGGGATAAGCCAGATGGTTTGACTGTGGTTACACCAGCAAAGCAGTTTGAATTTGTTTCTAATGTCCCTGTTAAGTTTATTTCTGGTATTGGTCGCGTAGCGCAAGAAAAATTAGCCGCATTGGGAGTCTTTAAATGCTCTGATTTGCAGGCTTTGGACTTTTCGGTTTTGCAGAAAAGCTTTGGTAGTATGGCATTTCGGTTATCGCAGTTTGCCCTTGGGATTGATGACCGACCAGTAACTGTTTCTCGTGAAAGGAAAAGTGTTTCTGTGGAGCATACGTTTTCAAAAGACTTACTTGATCTTCCGGCCTGTCAGGCTGTTTTGCCTCTTTTGCTTGCAGATTTAAAAAAACGGATGACAGGAAGAAACTTTGAGTCACAGCTAAGTAAATATTATCTTAAAGTGAAATTTGACGATTTTAAGCAAACCACGATTGAGCAGCCAATTAAGGCTAAATTGTCAGATGAGGTGTTTTCACAACTTTTGCAGCAGGCGTATTCTCGCTCTCGGCGTCCAGTTCGTTTGATTGGTGTAGGGTATCGATTATCGCCACCAGAACCACATCAGTTGAATTTACCTTTTGTTTAAAAATGTAAATTCCAACCAATTTTGCAGCTTCTAACTATACTGAAGAATGAATAATTCGGAGGTGCTCATTATGTTGAAACAACAGAGTAAGTTTGATTATACAAATTTAAGTATGCCTGACCCTTTGTCGCATAGGTTGCGTTTTGAAGTGGAGCAAACATTGAGTTGTTTGTATGCAGATGCTTCTTTGGTCGATCAAATGGATGAATTGTATCTCCCTTTTTCTAGTTGGCTAAGTCAAAAAGCGCATTCTGGGAAAGGGCCTTTAGTTGTTGGTGTTGGTGGTGCTCAAGGGTGTGGGAAAACCACATTTTGTAGTGTTATTAGTCGAATATTAAAGAAGGGGTTTGACCTGAACAGTATTGTAATCAGTTTGGACGACTTATATAGCACTCGGCAAGATCGGATGAAGTTTGCCAATCAAACAACCCCAATGTTTTCTGTACGAGGTGTGCCTGGAACTCATGATGTCGACTTTGCTCTTTCTCTTTTTGAGCGCTTGAAAAACCTTAAAGATGGGGAGGTGATGAAGTTTCCTCGTTTTGATAAGTCGATTGATGACCGAAAAGCGGTTCATTTATGGCAAGAGGTTCAGGGTCCTGTTGATATTGTTTTATTTGAAGGTTGGTGTGTTGGTGCGCCGCCAATGGTTGAAGG from Marinomonas rhizomae harbors:
- a CDS encoding flagellar assembly protein T N-terminal domain-containing protein, which encodes MFVLIRLLAATLSILLCCTAYARSVDAKGEAVIYDNDIADARYRATQQAIKQAVLESSSRVNVKDELYNGELESNLEIRSSGRVQQARIISEEQDGDFLTVIARVDVTPDSQCSTGPTNYYKKTIGITGFELQVPQQARLGELSNISRELPKDLANEINKKGYLRALTATNIAIYPDLINAPSSTNYDGSLTNVTRISEQLGVQYIMSGVIRDIGESYLRYPDDKNVKDLLDEGIDKERNFVVDIYIYDGFSGALLFEHRYSEVGNWDVTDHARIGFGSAKFWTVHYGKVVEQALKESALDTSEQLRCQPFIANIFRTEGNRIHISAGSLAGIKQGDKFNVYRRYEVFNQLQSAQTQLNNANISVTIKQVQPNFSVGELVVDSHILNVQQQDVVIAW
- a CDS encoding LPP20 family lipoprotein — its product is MTLSLRIFFIAIGAITLAGCQNLGQQSAAGTTCTTVAPCNGNIVGNGSGRYTQPQNGTLQSGALNANNSIAVIKQEPVIVTATGYAAMMTNKRLTKSQARIMTLRSSMLDAYRNLSERVYGLKIDGSSSLSNMVMQNDELRTYVDAYLVGAKVVSQREHEDGTFETVVEMALQENFRQCLSSSNIQSDPNCRIQPGYRAINVENATPTTNFYSIE
- the dinB gene encoding DNA polymerase IV, translating into MQNRKIIHIDADCFYAAIEMRDDPGLRDVPIAIGGPESGRSVLSTANYAARVFGVRSAMPTSVAKRLCPALLVIPGNMNKYRIASEQMHAIFRDFTDVIEPLSLDEAYLDVTNTTDFQGSATRIAEEIRSRISKEVGITVSAGVATNKFIAKVASDWDKPDGLTVVTPAKQFEFVSNVPVKFISGIGRVAQEKLAALGVFKCSDLQALDFSVLQKSFGSMAFRLSQFALGIDDRPVTVSRERKSVSVEHTFSKDLLDLPACQAVLPLLLADLKKRMTGRNFESQLSKYYLKVKFDDFKQTTIEQPIKAKLSDEVFSQLLQQAYSRSRRPVRLIGVGYRLSPPEPHQLNLPFV